The following proteins are co-located in the Phragmites australis chromosome 10, lpPhrAust1.1, whole genome shotgun sequence genome:
- the LOC133931020 gene encoding deSI-like protein At4g17486 encodes MGQEVVAHVYDVANAGSDATVLHINRFFKDAIGLGGIFHTAIQVYGDEEWSFGYCERGTGVFSCPPCKNPMYTFHESIVLGKTNCSIFTVNQILQELSWEWLGGSYGLLSRNCNHFCNTFCEKLDVPKLPGWVNRFANAGDAALEVAETTAVKLKQAKKEIVTACKAASTFLTGTSSSTPSNVEDTGGSTGNSLFEGTWIRSIIGISMKPSRSLVCLDGSDDEKSSDESESESDDNQPDSSVHNADQQDATQERDMRSENGPRHHS; translated from the exons ATGGGCCAGGAGGTGGTGGCGCACGTCTACGACGTCGCCAACGCCGGCTCCGACGCCACCGTGCTCCACATCAACCGCTTCTTCAAGGACGCCATCGGCCTCGGCGGCATCTTCCACACCGCCATCCAG GTCTACGGAGATGAAGAATGGTCATTTGGTTACTGCGAACGGGGCACTGGGGTTTTCAGCTGCCCCCCATGCAAAAACCCCATGTACACTTTTCACGAGTCTATAGTGCTGGGAAAGACGAACTGCTCTATTTTCACAGTAAATCAGATACTGCAGGAACTGAGCTGGGAGTGGCTTGGAGGCTCATATGGACTTCTGTCAAGAAACTGCAATCACTTCTGCAATACCTTCTGCGAAAAGCTTGATGTGCCAAAACTTCCAG GTTGGGTGAATCGCTTTGCGAATGCTGGTGATGCTGCTCTAGAAGTTGCTGAAACTACAGCAGTGAAG CTGAAACaagcgaaaaaggaaatcgtgaCTGCATGCAAAGCGGCATCAACATTTTTGACTGGCACGTCTTCAAGTACCCCATCAAATGTGGAAGATACGGGCGGCTCAACAGGCAATTCTCTTTTTGAGGGGACATGGATCAGAAGTATCATCGGTATCAGTATGAAGCCATCAAGGAGCCTTGTCTGCTTAGATGGTTCAGATGATGAAAAATCTAGCGATGAGAGTGAATCAGAATCAGATGACAATCAGCCTGATAGTAGTGTTCACAATGCTGACCAGCAAGATGCAACACAGGAGCGTGACATGAGAAGTGAGAATGGACCACGCCATCATTCATGA
- the LOC133931019 gene encoding large ribosomal subunit protein uL6-like has product MKTILASETMDIPEEVTVKVAAKVVTVEGPRGKLTRNFKHLNLDFQLQENGRKLKVDAWFGTRRTMAAIRTAISHVQNLITGVTKGYRYKMRFVYAHFPINASITNSNTAIEIRNFLGEKRVRKVDMLEGVTILRSEKVKDELILDGNDIELVSRSAALINQKCHVKNKDIRKFLDGIYVSDKGAINVEQ; this is encoded by the exons ATGAAGACGATCCTGGCGTCGGAGACGATGGACATCCCGGAGGAGGTGACGGTGAAGGTGGCCGCGAAGGTGGTCACGGTGGAGGGCCCCCGCGGGAAGCTCACCCGCAACTTCAAGCACCTCAACCTCGACTTCCAGCTGCAGGAGAACGGCCGGAAGCTCAAAGTCGACGCCTGGTTCGGCACCCGCCGCACCATGGCCGCCATCCGCACCGCCATCTCCCACGTCCAGAACCTCATCACCGGCGTCACCAAGGGCTACCGCTACAAGATGCGCTTCGTCTACGCTCACTTTCCCATCAACGCCTCCATCACCAACAGCAACACCGCCATTGAGATCAGAAACTTCCTCGGCGAGAAGAGG gtgaggaaggtgGACATGCTCGAGGGAGTGACCATCCTCCGGTCCGAGAAGGTGAAGGATGAGCTCATCCTCGACGGCAACGACATCGAACTCGTCTCTCGCTCGGCCGCCCTCATCAACCAG AAATGCCATGTGAAGAACAAGGATATCAGGAAGTTCTTGGACGGGATCTATGTGAGCGACAAGGGTGCCATCAATGTGGAGCAGTGA
- the LOC133931018 gene encoding uncharacterized protein LOC133931018, which yields MAPPAALLLSSHSSPSPSYRLPGRPPVLLSVPPRPHIRDNRCSSSSPPRLRHARPLGAAAVVAIAPGDHWGNWAFLLSAAAFGTWSEERTSWGAALSGALVSIMAGLAATAAGLVTPGAPAHDAVMEYLLPASVPLLLLGADLRRVVRTTGDLLKAFLIGSVATVIGTTVAYLLVPMRSLGQDSWKIAAALMGSYTGGAVNYVAISEALGLSPSVLAAGVAADNLISALYFMTLFSLASKIPAEAKTSEDAKKDGESEGGGRLSVLHGGTAIALSFLICKAGSAIADRLGFQGGTLPCVTALVVFLATAFPGYLGRLAPAGETMALILMQVFFTVVGANGNVVDAVTKAPSVFAFALVQVTVHLAVVLGIGKLVGLERKSLLIASNANVGGPTTAAAMATAKGWSSLIVPGILVGIFGISIATFLGIGFGMFVLRRICGFY from the exons ATGGCGCCACCCGCCGCTCTGCTCCTGTCCAGCCATTCCTCACCTTCGCCGTCCTACCGTCTCCCCGGCCGCCCGCCCGTACTGCTCTCTGTGCCGCCTCGCCCACACATTCGCGACAACAGgtgttcttcctcctcccccccTCGCCTTCGCCATGCCAGACCGCTTGGAGCGGCCGCGGTGGTGGCCATCGCGCCCGGCGACCACTGGGGCAACTGGgccttcctcctctccgccgccgccttcggCACATG GTCCGAGGAGAGGACGTCGTGGGGCGCGGCGCTGAGCGGCGCGCTGGTGAGCATCATGGCCGGGCTGGCCGCGacggcggccgggctggtgacCCCCGGCGCGCCGGCGCACGACGCCGTCATGGAGTACCTGCTCCCCGCCTCCGtgccgctgctgctcctcggCGCTGACCTCCGCCGCGTCGTCCGCACCACCGGCGACCTCCTCAAGGCCTTCTTGATCGGATCAG TTGCTACTGTAATCGGCACAACGGTGGCCTATCTTTTGGTTCCGATGAGGTCACTCGGCCAAGATAGCTGGAAGATTGCAGCTGCACTCATGGGCAGCTACACTGGTGGAG CGGTGAACTACGTGGCCATCTCGGAAGCTCTCGGCCTTTCACCGTCGGTTCTCGCTGCCGGTGTGGCCGCAGACAACCTCATCTCGGCGCTCTACTTCATGACCCTCTTCTCACTGGCATCGAAGATACCAGCAGAAGCTAAAACTTCTGAAG ATGCCAAGAAGGACGGCGAGTCTGAGGGCGGCGGTCGGCTGTCGGTGCTGCACGGCGGAACGGCCATCGCGCTGTCGTTCCTCATCTGCAAGGCCGGGTCGGCCATCGCCGACCGGCTGGGCTTCCAGGGTGGCACCCTGCCCTGCGTCACGGCGCTGGTGGTGTTCCTGGCGACGGCGTTCCCGGGGTACCTCGGCAGGCTGGCGCCAGCCGGCGAGACCATGGCCCTGATCCTGATGCAGGTGTTCTTCACCGTCGTAGGGGCCAACGGCAACGTCGTGGACGCGGTGACCAAGGCGCCGAGCGTGTTCGCGTTCGCGCTGGTGCAGGTGACCGTCCACCTCGCCGTGGTGCTCGGGATCGGCAAGCTCGTGGGGCTGGAGAGGAAGTCCCTGCTCATTGCCTCCAACGCCAACGTCGGCGGGCCGACCACGGCCGCAGCCATGGCCACGGCCAAGGGGTGGAGCTCGCTGATCGTGCCGGGGATCCTCGTCGGCATCTTTGGGATCTCCATTGCCACGTTTCTTGGCATCGGCTTTGGCATGTTCGTCCTGAGAAGAATTTGCGGCTTCTACTAA